In Ovis aries strain OAR_USU_Benz2616 breed Rambouillet chromosome 14, ARS-UI_Ramb_v3.0, whole genome shotgun sequence, a single genomic region encodes these proteins:
- the SNX20 gene encoding sorting nexin-20 — protein sequence MASYKHPGNPGWTGPISQDMAGTTPKASAPRPDLPRPGPEDHLEAQGSPSSNSSMTTRELQEYWRAQKCCWKHVKLLFEIASARIEERKVSKFVVYQIVVIQTGSFDSNKAVLERRYSDFETLQKKLLKTFREEIEDVVFPKKHLIGNFTEEMISERKLALKEYLSLLYAIRCVRRSREFIDFLTRPELKEAFGCLRAGQYTKALDILMRVVPLQEKLTAHCPALLVPVLCAMLVCHRDLDRPAEAFAVGERALQCLQAREGHRYYAPLLDAMARLAYLLGKDFVSLQKRLEESQLRKPALRGFTLKELTVQEYLS from the exons ATGGCAAGTTACAAGCATCCTGGGAACCCTGGGTGGACAGGACCCATATCCCAGGACATGGCAGGTACCACGCCGAAAGCATCAGCCCCCCGCCCAGACCTCCCACGTCCAGGACCTGAGGACCACTTAG AGGCCCAGGGTAGCCCGAGCTCCAACTCCAGTATGACCACACGCGAGCTGCAGGAGTACTGGCGGGCCCAGAAATGTTGCTGGAAGCACGTCAAACTGCTTTTCGAGATTGCCTCCGCCCGCATCGAGGAGAGGAAAGTCTCCAAGTTTGTG GTGTACCAGATCGTGGTCATCCAGACCGGGAGCTTTGACAGCAATAAAGCCGTCCTGGAACGGCGTTACTCCGACTTCGAGACGCTCCAGAAGAAACTCCTAAAGACTTTCCGGGAAGAGATCGAAGACGTGGTCTTCCCTAAGAAGCACCTGATAGGGAACTTCACGGAGGAGATGATCTCCGAACGCAAGCTGGCCCTCAAGGAGTACCTCAGCCTGCTCTACGCCATCCGCTGCGTGCGCCGCTCACGCGAGTTCATCGATTTCCTCACGCGGCCCGAGCTCAAGGAGGCTTTCGGCTGTCTGCGCGCCGGCCAGTACACCAAGGCCCTGGACATCCTGATGCGCGTGGTGCCGCTGCAGGAGAAGCTCACGGCGCACTGCCCCGCGCTGCTGGTGCCCGTCCTGTGCGCCATGCTGGTGTGTCACCGCGACCTGGACAGGCCCGCCGAGGCCTTCGCGGTCGGGGAGCGGGCCCTGCAGTGCCTGCAAGCCCGCGAGGGCCACCGCTACTACGCCCCGCTGCTGGACGCCATGGCCCGCCTGGCCTACCTGCTGGGCAAGGACTTCGTATCCCTGCAGAAGAGGCTGGAGGAGAGCCAGCTCCGGAAGCCCGCCCTCCGGGGCTTCACCCTGAAGGAACTGACGGTCCAGGAGTACCTGTCCTGA